A single genomic interval of Microbacterium sp. BLY harbors:
- a CDS encoding Rieske 2Fe-2S domain-containing protein — MRITGLGHAGMFIETVGGNIICDPVLGPSFFGSWFPFPDNRGLDWERYGREADFLYISHRHRDHFDPALLERYIRKDIEVLLPEYPVDDLEQDIRALGYTNITYAPAGEIMERGALKMMITPLRAPSDGPIGDSSLSVDDGTGSMLNQNDSHPLDLEKLLHFGTPDAYFTQVSGAIWWPMVYDLPLDAKQNFARLKREAQNKRAMYYIEKVDAPHVFPMAGPPMFLRDDLFDFNGMGRNGESIFTDQKQFIAHMKELAPKYDGQLFVPGTLVTIDGGAVTTEQTLYSEAELAHIFDKKWDYLEEQRATRQQEIRDEEASRAEIIPPDEMLAAIKEWWEPLLKKSRTIRLGVGGHVRFRIGELDMVVDFPRAKVREYAGEECVYWYTIPADLVSTNIRDHEIDWSNSIFLSMQFSVGRSGKFNEFLTTFLKCLSVDRIEYVENWYQEQTDQTEDAEIGDWVVQRRCPHLRADLTKTGKVDEDGILTCSMHDWKWDLKTGRCLSTSGHPIRSSKIDDVTDPVLREAS, encoded by the coding sequence ATGCGGATCACGGGACTCGGCCACGCCGGCATGTTCATCGAGACGGTGGGTGGCAACATCATCTGCGACCCGGTGCTCGGCCCGTCCTTCTTCGGGTCCTGGTTCCCGTTCCCCGACAATCGCGGCCTCGACTGGGAGCGCTACGGCCGCGAGGCCGACTTCCTCTACATCTCCCACCGCCACCGCGACCACTTCGATCCGGCGCTTCTCGAGCGCTACATCCGCAAGGACATCGAAGTGCTGCTGCCCGAGTATCCGGTCGACGACCTCGAGCAGGACATCCGGGCGCTCGGCTACACGAACATCACGTATGCGCCGGCCGGCGAGATCATGGAGCGCGGCGCGCTGAAGATGATGATCACCCCGCTCCGGGCACCGAGCGACGGCCCCATCGGCGACTCGTCGCTGAGCGTGGACGACGGCACCGGATCGATGCTGAACCAGAACGACTCGCACCCGCTCGACCTCGAGAAGCTCCTGCACTTCGGCACGCCGGACGCCTACTTCACCCAGGTCTCCGGGGCCATCTGGTGGCCTATGGTCTACGACCTGCCGCTGGACGCGAAGCAGAACTTCGCACGCCTCAAGCGCGAGGCGCAGAACAAGCGGGCGATGTACTACATCGAGAAGGTCGATGCTCCGCACGTCTTCCCGATGGCGGGCCCGCCCATGTTCCTCCGCGACGATCTCTTCGACTTCAACGGGATGGGCCGCAACGGCGAGTCCATCTTCACGGACCAGAAGCAGTTCATCGCACACATGAAGGAGCTGGCGCCGAAGTACGACGGGCAGCTCTTCGTCCCCGGGACGCTCGTCACGATCGACGGCGGTGCGGTGACCACCGAGCAGACGCTCTACTCCGAGGCCGAGCTCGCCCACATCTTCGATAAGAAGTGGGACTACCTCGAAGAGCAGCGCGCGACGAGGCAGCAGGAGATCCGCGACGAGGAGGCCTCCCGCGCCGAGATCATCCCGCCCGACGAGATGCTGGCCGCCATCAAGGAATGGTGGGAGCCGCTGCTGAAGAAGTCGCGCACCATCCGCCTCGGTGTCGGGGGACACGTCCGGTTCCGCATCGGCGAGCTCGACATGGTCGTCGACTTCCCGCGCGCCAAGGTGCGCGAGTACGCCGGCGAGGAGTGCGTCTACTGGTACACGATCCCGGCCGACCTCGTCTCGACGAACATCCGCGACCACGAGATCGACTGGTCCAACTCGATCTTCCTGTCGATGCAGTTCTCGGTCGGCCGCAGCGGCAAGTTCAACGAGTTCCTCACCACGTTCCTGAAGTGCCTCTCGGTCGACCGGATCGAATACGTGGAGAACTGGTACCAGGAGCAGACGGACCAGACGGAGGACGCGGAGATCGGCGACTGGGTCGTCCAGCGCCGCTGCCCGCATCTGCGCGCCGACCTCACCAAGACCGGGAAGGTCGACGAGGACGGCATCCTCACGTGCAGCATGCACGACTGGAAGTGGGACCTGAAGACCGGGCGCTGCCTGTCCACCAGCGGTCACCCGATCCGGTCCTCCAAGATCGACGACGTGACCGACCCGGTGCTCCGCGAGGCGAGCTGA